Below is a window of Prionailurus viverrinus isolate Anna chromosome A1, UM_Priviv_1.0, whole genome shotgun sequence DNA.
GAGAATTTCCCACGAAACAAGTAGCAGCTCGGAGGAGGCACCTTTTCCATTAAGAAGGACTGCATGGCCAGCCGCCCCCACTGAAGGGCTGAAAATGAGTGTCCCGGTGGCTCCGAAGAAATCGTGTTACGCTCCGTTGCGGGACAACAGAAATGGggtgaaaaataataatgagagtATCCTAAGTCTGGGAGATACAAATGCCAATCAGATCATGTTGGAGGTCCGTTCCTCTCATGATGGGTCTGGGACAGGTGACCCGACAGATGAAATTAGAAACGCAAATTCAAGGGAGCCAGAGAACAGCACCCGCTTCAGTAAGGAATTCCACCAACTTCAGGGCTTTGGGCAGGGACTGCAGGCTGGCCCCACCGGcctgaaagattttaaaatgtcttccacCGTTCACGGAGGACCGGACGAAGAGCACACAACGGAGAGAGGCACAGATACCCTCCAGACCCCTTGGAGTATTCAGGGAGCAAGTCTGTCAAGTTGGAGGCATGTCATGGCTGAGGCCGGTCCAGGGGTTTCGGCTAAAAGGGACGCTGACCCGCCCCGGCAGGCTCCTAAGGATAAGTTGGCAAAGACCCTTGACAACGAGGAATTGAGAAGGCATTCTCTGGAAAGGGCTGGAAGCGTTGCTGTTGTCGTGGATGTGCCCCCGAGGGAGCACGGTGGGAGCCTCAGCAGGCAGAGTCCGCAGCCCACACCGCTGGACTCCCCCGAGGCCCCGCGGCCTGAGCCCAGTGGTGGGGACGGGCCGCAGACGATGTCCACGGCCCCCTCTCTAGGGGCGGCCTTTCTTCCGGCTGACTGTACCTCAGAGGGAAAGAGTGTGCGTCATCCTAAACCATCTACCTCAGCAGCCAAGGAGACCACCCCCTCGGAGACCCAGATGGGACGTGCACCGAGAGTTAGCGACGAGAGCACATCACGTTCTGCCCCCGCAGAGCCCGGTCCCCATTCGGCTTCAGCCCCGAAGGGAATCCCGAGTAAGCCAGAAGCACAATTAGGTCAGGGAAAGGGAGAGCCCCAGCCGGAGCCGAAGGTCGTCCACCCCAAGGCCGTGCAGGAATTGAAGTCAACCCCGGCGGAGTGTGTGGGATGCTCGAAGGAAGGGGCTGTGTTGTCCCTGGAACGGAAGGGGCCTGGTGGGAAAGCACAGCAGGAAACTGCCCCCGGTGGCGCACCTAGCCTGTCACCTAACGGGCTCCAGCACGTCGGGGCGGGAAGAGGCAGGAGCGAGCAGGACAGGAGAGCAGGCAGCCTACCTGAGGAGGGTGCTCTTCAGCCCACGCTCACCCAGGGCCTTGCTTCCTTGGCAGCCGCTGATAAGCAGCCCGCAGGTAAAGTTTCAGCAGGCGCAGCCAGGAAGCCCGGCGAAATGGCATCCAGTGCCGTTTCGTCGGGAGACGGCCAGGTACCTCTTATCCTTTATGATCCACCTGACAGGAGGCCCTCAGAGGTCAGTGAGGCGAGAGCGCTGGACGGCGGGCACGTGGACAGTGCTGCGGCTTGTACTTCGGATCCTTGTGTTGGAGAGAGCAACGCCGGGGTCCCCGAGCCCCTTGACCCTCAAGGCGACAGCTCCGAAGGAGGGGCCAGCAAAGAGGTCACGGCAGCTGTTGCAGGAAATAGGAACCTTCTGGAAAGTGCAGCTGAGACTGAAAGCGCCCCCGGGGGAGCGGGCGCCCTTCACAGCGCCCCGGCCCCCCTCCATCCAGAGACGACCGCGAATGTGACCCACCAGCCTACACCAGCTAGTAGCAGCAGCTTTCAGGACTCGGGCGCGTCGGGTGCGGGTGCGAGGCCCCCCTCGGCCGCCGTCCCCCCCACCGATGGCGCGCGGTTGTcgaacccccccccaaaagtgcCTGACAAGAGCACCTGCCCCAGCGGGGTCCCCGAGCCTGTCCTCCCACCTTCTGAAGACACCCCTCCCTCACAGGATGGAATGGAGAACCACCAGGTTGAAAAGGCGGAAGAAAGGACAGAACCCAAGCCCATCGTTCTGCCCAAGCCCAAGCACGTGAGGCCCAAGATCATCACCTACATCAGGAGGAGTCCTCAGGCCCTCGGCCAGGTGGACACTTCGCTGGTGCCAGTGGGGCTTCCTTACGCTCCGCCCACGTGTCCCATGCCTCTTCCCAAAGAGGAGAAGGCAGCAGGTGGTGACCTGTACGAGAAATTCAAGCCAGACTTGCAGAAGCCACGGGTCTTCAGTTCCGGGTTGATGGtgtctgggatcaagcccccaggACACCATTTCAGTCAGATGAGTGAGAAGTTTTTGCAGGAGGTAAGAGACTGTCACCGCGACCCGATCTGTAAGTTGAACATCACAAAGTTTATTGTGGATTTCCAGTGTGAATTGTAAGAATAGAATATCCTCTCTTAGCAAATCGCAGATTTTGATGGATGTATTTGTATAGAAACGGAGGTCTTTATCTAGAGGAGCGTGTAGACAAATGGGCATTTTTGACTAGAAGAATTTGATGATATGATGAGATGTAGCTAATCTAAGGAAGCTTATTTAAATTCCCACTCTGCATAATATATGTGAGGTTAGGTAAGTATGCATTTAAATTGGCTTCCCTGTTTAAATAAGTGAGCATGAGTGTTTTATAAGCCAGATCAATGgggcaaaaatccaaaataaatatatcgTTCAAATTGGCCTGGCTTCATCCTCTCAGGAGGGATATTTTCCTTATGAGAGAATCTCATGTTCACGCATATGAAAAACACAGCGACTAGCAAAGAACGCATTAGGCATGGGctctttattttgaagtaaaataaCAATTACAACTAACATTtagttgagcacctactatgtctTAAGCCCACACAACACAATATTTCATCTTTACCAATGTTCACGGATCCTCATAGTGATTTTCTGAAGGTTGGGATTACAGTTTTTATCACTgtgtagatgaagaaacagatccGGAGGGGTTTGAATAACTCAGTTCAAGGCACAGAACAAGGACAGTGCTAAGATGCTCGCCTACACCCTCCCGGGTTCTTCACTGTGCTGCCGTTTTCACTTCTGGGTGCTATGGTGAGTTGTCCTCCCAGAGCTCAGAAAGTAGATTTGTCTCCCGAAATAATTTCAGGCCAGAGTGATCAGTTAAAAGGAGATCACTCCTCTCCCTAATACCCTTCAAGTCCTCCCAGTCCACTCAGAACACAGGATAATGCATGTAGGATGGCTCAGCTTTTAGGAAGTATTCAGTCTGGATCCATAACCTACCCgatctcctctccctcctctgctcaccccctctccctctgctgtctcagggcctttgcacctctCTCTTCTTGGCGTGTTCTTCTCCCCGATATCCGAATGGCTCTCtcctttactttctgtctctgtccaaaTGTCATTTCGTTGGAGAGATGCCTCGCTTTCCCTGAGACCGCTTTCTcggatttattttttcttagtgcTTATCTCCATTTGGTATACATACTCTTTTGTTTTTGCCTCACCAACTAGAATGTAAAATCCACAAGAGCAGggactttttctatttttgttccctGCTGGGTTCCCAGAGTTTGGAACAGTGCTGACATAGATATTGGATCAGAAAATGTTGAATGATAGCCGGATTATGAACTCCTACGTATTGGATCCAGACAAAAGTCAACCAAAGCTTCTTAGAGACAGAAAGGCGAAGTCCAGGGTTTGACCTTAGGTTGATGGAACATTTTGACATATTTCCAGGATGTACTGATCACAGCAGACGTTGTCAGCTCTGGCACAGCAAAGCGGGTGAATCGATTCTAAGCAGCAAGGCTTGACCAAGGTTAGCCCtgaccaggtgccccagaaagctgACCATTTGTCCTGCCCCTGGGGCAGGCTGTTTGCTTCACATCACACAGCTTGCTCACTGTCTCTAACTCTGGGCCCGCCGGAATGGCTTCCCAATTCCCTTCTCTGCAGAGAGAATACTGACCTGAGAGGTCAGGGGTCCATTCTTTTTGGTAGGGGCTCATTTCACTGTGCAGGGCTTCATGCTGTCCTGTTTTAAGTGGGCCTCTCAAATGGAGGCCTGCAGGGAGAGAACATTCTGGCCAGAGGACACTAAGAGCCTGGCCCTGGGCAGTGGCATTTCAGTAACAGTTAACAGGTTGCCCCTTCGGTCTTCTACATCAGTCCTGAGCTGGTTAATGGGTCTTGCTCAAAGTTCTAAAATCTTATCTACCTGGGCCTCCCAGGCTCAGGATGAGGCTCTGACcttaggctctttgctgacacaTGGATGCTCCTCGTGAGGACCTTGAAAGGCagccctctgaccctccctggggGCTGTGGGTACCAAAGCTGGTTAAATAACCAAAGACCCTTCTTCTCACTGAATCACTGCAGAAGCAACCAACCTGTGCAAGATGGCGCCCTTAAAGCTGGCATGGCAGAGTAGCTCTTTGACAAGCGCACCCTAGGAAACTGTGATGAGAGAGAGCTAACCCTTAGGTGGCTTCTCTGTGGCCCCTGGGATGACTTCCCTGGTCATCCAGCATGTTGGGGTTACCTTTACCTTTTCTATAAGTTGTATCAACCCATCCACTTAAGTTCTTCATTTGAACCATTTCTTCAATTAAGTaaattttttggaggggggagctccaaaaaaaaaaaaagatcccctagatttttctctgaaaaacacGTTCATGAGAGAAATTTTATTTGTAGACGTAGGCAAACATCCTGTTACTGTCTGCAGTTCTTTCTCCGTGAGCCTTGTTAATTTTGgtcttgtgtatttcttttctgtatcGCTTCTGTTCcttccataaaatataaataatttctaagtCACATGCatgtttttcccccaaatattttttctattcttaatcCTCTAGAAGCCACCCTGAGTCTCAAGGAAATGGGACAGTACGGGTGTTTGTGTGGTGTTAGTAATTTGAGGGGTTTGGAGAGACCTCACTGGTAGGGGGACAGCAATGCCCCCGTGCACCAGCCACTCTGTCTGGGGACTGTCTCCTGCTATAATCAGAGTGTCTTAGGCCCTTTCTTCAGGCTGTAAGACAGAGCAGAGGAGCCTCGGGTGTTGCACTGGGCTAATTTCTGCCGTAATCTTCTTTGCATCAATAGGCTGGCCCTTGGCCTTTGCTCCTAGAGCTGGGACCTGATGTCAGTGTCGCCAGTGGGTGCAACCCAGCAGGCCCCCCTCCTGTGTTCAGGCTTGGTGCAGGGAGGCCCCCAAGCCGCCTCCCCGGCCCTGTGTCCCACCTTGCCACAGGATGGCCTCAGCCAGTCTCCAGGGAAAGAACACATTTCTGACCAATTGCAGTGGAACAATTTTTCAGTTGTAGAAGCCATAtatctttttcccccctcaaggttttatttacatttaagttagttaacatatagtgtactaTTGAtctcaagagtagaattcagtgattcatcacttacacacgatacccagtgctcatcacaacaggtgccctccttagcGCCGTTCCCCATTTAGCGCATCCCcgcacccaacacccctccagcaccctgtttgttctctgtatgtaagattctcttatggtttgcctccctctctgcctttgtcttatttttccttcccttcccatatgttcatctttccttcccatcccatatgtttgtgtcttaaattccacatatgagtgaaaccatatggtatttgtccctgacttatttcgcttagcataatatattctagttccatgcacgttgttgcaaatggcaaaatttcattctttttggtggctgagttatattccattatatatatacaccacatcttctttatccattcatcagtcgacggacatttgggctctttccataactagctattgtcgatagcactgctataaacattggggtgcatgtgccctttcgaatcagaatttttgtatccttgaataaatacccagtagcgcaattgctgggtcgtagggtagttctgtttttaattttttgaggaacctccacaccattctccagagcggctgcaccactttgcattcccaccaacagtgcaagagggttcctgtttctctgcatcctcgccaacacctgttgtttcctgacttgttaatttcagccattctgacgggtATAAGATGGCATCTCATTGTGCTGTTTATTTGtgcttccctgatgatgagtgatggtgagcatctcttcgtgtatctgttggccatttgtatgtcgtctttggaaaatgtctgttcatgttgtCTGCCCTTTCTTAGTGGGATTATCTaccttttgggtgttgagtttgagaagttctttataaatgttggctactaaccctttatcagatatgtcatttgcaaccatctttcccattccataggccgcctgttagttttgttggttgtgtcTTTTgtcgtgcagaagctttttatcttggtgaggttccaatagttcatttctgcttttgcttgccttgcctccggagacatgtctgGTAAGAacttgctatggccaaggtcaaagaggttgctgcctgtttcctcctccagGATATCGATGGCTTCccatctcacatttagatctttcatccattttgagtttatttttgtgtatggtgtaagaaagtggtccaggctcatttttctgcatgtctctgtctagttttcccaacactatctGTTAAAGGGACCTTTTTCCGTTGGATATACTTTCccgctttgttgaagatgagttgacc
It encodes the following:
- the MTUS2 gene encoding microtubule-associated tumor suppressor candidate 2 isoform X1; protein product: MSVPVAPKKSCYAPLRDNRNGVKNNNESILSLGDTNANQIMLEVRSSHDGSGTGDPTDEIRNANSREPENSTRFSKEFHQLQGFGQGLQAGPTGLKDFKMSSTVHGGPDEEHTTERGTDTLQTPWSIQGASLSSWRHVMAEAGPGVSAKRDADPPRQAPKDKLAKTLDNEELRRHSLERAGSVAVVVDVPPREHGGSLSRQSPQPTPLDSPEAPRPEPSGGDGPQTMSTAPSLGAAFLPADCTSEGKSVRHPKPSTSAAKETTPSETQMGRAPRVSDESTSRSAPAEPGPHSASAPKGIPSKPEAQLGQGKGEPQPEPKVVHPKAVQELKSTPAECVGCSKEGAVLSLERKGPGGKAQQETAPGGAPSLSPNGLQHVGAGRGRSEQDRRAGSLPEEGALQPTLTQGLASLAAADKQPAGKVSAGAARKPGEMASSAVSSGDGQVPLILYDPPDRRPSEVSEARALDGGHVDSAAACTSDPCVGESNAGVPEPLDPQGDSSEGGASKEVTAAVAGNRNLLESAAETESAPGGAGALHSAPAPLHPETTANVTHQPTPASSSSFQDSGASGAGARPPSAAVPPTDGARLSNPPPKVPDKSTCPSGVPEPVLPPSEDTPPSQDGMENHQVEKAEERTEPKPIVLPKPKHVRPKIITYIRRSPQALGQVDTSLVPVGLPYAPPTCPMPLPKEEKAAGGDLYEKFKPDLQKPRVFSSGLMVSGIKPPGHHFSQMSEKFLQEVTERPGKEEFCSPSYTHYEVPPTFYRSAMLLKPQLGLGAMSRLPSAKSRILIASQRSSASAIHPPGPIAAAAGLYSPDSAADLKKASGSNAAKSNLPKSGLRPPGYSRLPAAKLAAFGFVRSSSVSSVSSTQSADSAQPEQSRLANRSTFGNEDQPAPKAALPSKDAPKGASRATPPASSSVTTPRRSLLPAPKSTSIPAGSKKEVQKDQDANKPAVSSPKRTVAATTKLHSPGYPKQRTAAPRNGFSPKPDLQVREAERQLVQRLKDRCQQQARQLVLVQAELRRAVCGFQALAVSTQYFSRKNESALVKEKELSVELANVRDEVAFNAAKCEKLQKEKEDLEWRFEEQVRELGWRQQAELQDLEERLQVQFQAEAMRLQEGHHAQLLRIKCQHQEQVEDITASHEAAVLEMENNHTVAIAILQDDHHHKVQELMSTHELEKKELEENFEKLRLSLQDQVHMLTFQSQSLRDRARRFEEALRKNTEEQLEIALAPYQHLEEDMKSLKQVLEMKNQQIHQQEKKIIELEKLAEKNIILEEKIQVLQQQNEDLKARIDQNTVVTRQLSEENANLQEYVEKETQEKKRLSRTNEELLWKLQTGDPTSPVKLSPTSPVYRGSSSGPSSPARVSTTPR
- the MTUS2 gene encoding microtubule-associated tumor suppressor candidate 2 isoform X2, translated to MSVPVAPKKSCYAPLRDNRNGVKNNNESILSLGDTNANQIMLEVRSSHDGSGTGDPTDEIRNANSREPENSTRFSKEFHQLQGFGQGLQAGPTGLKDFKMSSTVHGGPDEEHTTERGTDTLQTPWSIQGASLSSWRHVMAEAGPGVSAKRDADPPRQAPKDKLAKTLDNEELRRHSLERAGSVAVVVDVPPREHGGSLSRQSPQPTPLDSPEAPRPEPSGGDGPQTMSTAPSLGAAFLPADCTSEGKSVRHPKPSTSAAKETTPSETQMGRAPRVSDESTSRSAPAEPGPHSASAPKGIPSKPEAQLGQGKGEPQPEPKVVHPKAVQELKSTPAECVGCSKEGAVLSLERKGPGGKAQQETAPGGAPSLSPNGLQHVGAGRGRSEQDRRAGSLPEEGALQPTLTQGLASLAAADKQPAGKVSAGAARKPGEMASSAVSSGDGQVPLILYDPPDRRPSEVSEARALDGGHVDSAAACTSDPCVGESNAGVPEPLDPQGDSSEGGASKEVTAAVAGNRNLLESAAETESAPGGAGALHSAPAPLHPETTANVTHQPTPASSSSFQDSGASGAGARPPSAAVPPTDGARLSNPPPKVPDKSTCPSGVPEPVLPPSEDTPPSQDGMENHQVEKAEERTEPKPIVLPKPKHVRPKIITYIRRSPQALGQVDTSLVPVGLPYAPPTCPMPLPKEEKAAGGDLYEKFKPDLQKPRVFSSGLMVSGIKPPGHHFSQMSEKFLQEVTERPGKEEFCSPSYTHYEVPPTFYRSAMLLKPQLGLGAMSRLPSAKSRILIASQRSSASAIHPPGPIAAAAGLYSPDSADLKKASGSNAAKSNLPKSGLRPPGYSRLPAAKLAAFGFVRSSSVSSVSSTQSADSAQPEQSRLANRSTFGNEDQPAPKAALPSKDAPKGASRATPPASSSVTTPRRSLLPAPKSTSIPAGSKKEVQKDQDANKPAVSSPKRTVAATTKLHSPGYPKQRTAAPRNGFSPKPDLQVREAERQLVQRLKDRCQQQARQLVLVQAELRRAVCGFQALAVSTQYFSRKNESALVKEKELSVELANVRDEVAFNAAKCEKLQKEKEDLEWRFEEQVRELGWRQQAELQDLEERLQVQFQAEAMRLQEGHHAQLLRIKCQHQEQVEDITASHEAAVLEMENNHTVAIAILQDDHHHKVQELMSTHELEKKELEENFEKLRLSLQDQVHMLTFQSQSLRDRARRFEEALRKNTEEQLEIALAPYQHLEEDMKSLKQVLEMKNQQIHQQEKKIIELEKLAEKNIILEEKIQVLQQQNEDLKARIDQNTVVTRQLSEENANLQEYVEKETQEKKRLSRTNEELLWKLQTGDPTSPVKLSPTSPVYRGSSSGPSSPARVSTTPR